A window of the Calditrichia bacterium genome harbors these coding sequences:
- a CDS encoding DUF4957 domain-containing protein yields MAVLLLPVSLIAEEFWASTPSEISAALQQVQPGDTITMTNGIWTNAEILFKANGTEGDSILLRAETPGRVLLNGSSRLRIAGSYLIVSGLYFKGGSRPSGSVIEFRENSGNLANHSRLTNTVIVDYNPSNINTDYKWVSLYGVNNRVDHCYFRNKTHSGTTLVVWLSNTPNYHRIDHNYFAFRPELGFNGGETIRIGTSDWSMYDSYTTVEYNYFEECNGETEIISNKSGHNTFRYNTFYNCDGILTLRHGNFAEVYGNFFFGANNTGAGGVRIIGEDHKVYNNYFQDLYGSGYHSPLVFMNGVPNSPLNRYFQVKRALVMFNTFVNCRNTILVGAGKDSELSLPPLDCMIANNVIYTTNSGQIIDYEDTPVNMQYEGNVMFGSPLGIDANPGITAVDPQLVLAIDSLWRPENTSPLIDAAVGNYPDVTNDVDGQPRDAAKDIGADEFSAEPILIRPVSGENTGADWYPLSISVKQVAPGANALSDAVQLSLPGDILELLPGEFPNDGNIAVSVALTIRAADSTDRPVIRNTAAGATSRTIFEIIDGGKLYLSDLELDGMSGSATPATHLIRTTDAPMNRNYILKAENCLFRDVNDGSDGSFFYAYPGTFADSIVFSNCLFSDAAGIGISLKDEAIGSSEFNVDWLEFSNCTFWNIAKQAIFVYGGDQVPFTPQPRLRIDHVTFDNCGSDGTGIVYAKDCDAAQIKNSIFSNSPADSAAVIIEGLVATISYCDTFNVGPVIANRSAGIGTGMVGIDPQYADPSNGNFMLPNGTPLAGLASDGKTLGDLRWASQTVGIGDDPGIEPATGFALFQNYPNPFNPETTIGYAIEKPGQVSLKIYAIDGSQVATIVDQFHAPGSYSVRWNAVNFASGVYVYQLKFRGKILSRKLLLLK; encoded by the coding sequence ATGGCTGTGTTGCTGTTACCCGTTTCGCTGATCGCGGAGGAATTTTGGGCTTCGACGCCTTCCGAAATTTCCGCGGCGCTGCAGCAAGTTCAGCCCGGCGATACGATCACGATGACCAACGGCATCTGGACAAACGCAGAAATCCTGTTCAAAGCCAATGGAACGGAAGGCGATTCCATTTTGCTGCGGGCAGAAACGCCCGGTCGCGTGTTGCTCAACGGATCGTCCAGATTGCGCATTGCCGGGAGTTACCTGATTGTATCCGGATTGTATTTCAAAGGCGGCAGCCGTCCCTCCGGTTCGGTCATTGAATTTCGGGAAAACAGCGGAAATCTCGCCAACCACTCGCGATTGACCAACACGGTCATCGTCGATTACAACCCATCGAACATCAACACAGATTACAAATGGGTGTCGCTGTATGGCGTAAACAACCGCGTCGATCACTGCTATTTCCGCAACAAAACCCACTCCGGCACAACGCTGGTGGTCTGGTTGTCGAATACGCCGAATTATCACCGGATCGATCACAACTATTTTGCCTTCCGTCCGGAACTCGGTTTCAACGGCGGCGAGACCATTCGCATCGGCACCAGCGACTGGTCGATGTATGATTCCTACACGACCGTTGAATACAATTATTTTGAGGAATGCAACGGCGAAACCGAAATCATTTCCAACAAATCCGGTCACAACACCTTCCGTTACAACACTTTTTACAATTGCGACGGGATTCTCACGCTGCGCCACGGCAATTTTGCAGAGGTTTACGGCAACTTCTTTTTCGGTGCGAACAACACCGGCGCGGGCGGCGTGCGCATCATCGGTGAGGACCACAAAGTTTACAACAACTATTTCCAGGATTTATACGGCAGCGGTTATCACAGCCCGCTTGTTTTTATGAATGGCGTGCCGAATTCACCGCTGAACCGCTATTTTCAGGTGAAACGTGCGTTGGTGATGTTCAATACTTTTGTGAATTGCCGCAACACGATTTTGGTCGGCGCGGGAAAAGATAGCGAGTTATCGCTACCACCGCTCGACTGCATGATTGCCAATAACGTGATTTACACGACCAACAGCGGACAGATTATCGATTACGAGGACACGCCGGTCAACATGCAATACGAGGGTAACGTGATGTTCGGCTCGCCGCTGGGCATCGATGCCAATCCCGGCATAACCGCTGTCGATCCGCAATTGGTACTTGCCATTGATTCGCTGTGGCGACCGGAAAATACCAGTCCGCTGATTGATGCGGCGGTTGGCAATTACCCGGACGTTACAAACGACGTGGACGGTCAACCACGCGATGCAGCCAAAGACATCGGCGCGGATGAATTTTCCGCAGAGCCGATCCTCATTCGCCCGGTTTCCGGTGAAAACACCGGTGCGGATTGGTATCCGCTCTCGATTTCCGTGAAACAGGTTGCGCCGGGAGCCAACGCGCTTTCGGATGCGGTGCAACTGTCTTTGCCCGGCGATATTCTCGAACTCCTGCCCGGCGAATTTCCCAACGACGGCAACATCGCGGTATCCGTTGCGCTGACCATCCGCGCGGCGGACAGCACCGATCGTCCGGTGATCCGCAACACGGCAGCGGGTGCAACGTCGCGCACCATTTTTGAAATTATCGATGGCGGCAAACTTTATCTGAGCGATCTGGAACTGGACGGCATGTCCGGCAGCGCAACGCCGGCAACGCATCTCATCCGAACAACTGATGCGCCGATGAACCGCAATTACATTTTGAAAGCCGAAAATTGCCTGTTCCGCGATGTCAACGACGGCAGCGACGGCAGCTTTTTTTACGCCTATCCCGGCACGTTCGCGGATTCGATTGTGTTCAGCAACTGCCTGTTTTCCGATGCCGCCGGTATCGGCATCAGCCTCAAAGACGAAGCCATCGGCAGCAGCGAATTCAATGTGGACTGGCTGGAATTCAGCAACTGCACGTTCTGGAATATCGCGAAACAGGCAATTTTTGTGTATGGCGGCGATCAGGTGCCATTCACACCGCAACCGCGATTGCGCATCGATCACGTCACGTTTGACAATTGCGGCAGCGACGGAACGGGCATCGTTTACGCGAAAGATTGCGATGCCGCGCAAATCAAGAACAGCATTTTCAGCAACAGTCCGGCGGACAGCGCAGCCGTGATTATCGAAGGGCTGGTTGCCACAATTAGCTATTGCGATACGTTCAACGTTGGTCCGGTAATTGCCAATCGCAGCGCGGGCATCGGTACCGGAATGGTCGGGATCGATCCGCAATACGCCGATCCGTCGAACGGCAATTTTATGCTCCCGAACGGCACGCCGCTCGCCGGTTTGGCCAGCGATGGCAAAACACTCGGCGACCTGCGCTGGGCGTCGCAAACTGTGGGCATCGGGGATGATCCGGGCATCGAACCGGCAACCGGTTTTGCGTTATTCCAGAATTACCCGAATCCCTTCAACCCGGAAACGACCATCGGTTACGCGATCGAAAAACCCGGGCAGGTTTCTCTGAAAATTTATGCGATCGACGGATCGCAGGTTGCCACAATCGTCGATCAATTTCACGCACCGGGCAGCTATTCCGTACGCTGGAACGCTGTGAATTTTGCCTCCGGCGTGTATGTGTATCAATTGAAATTTCGCGGAAAAATTCTATCACGTAAGCTGTTGTTATTAAAATAA